A single region of the Alphaproteobacteria bacterium genome encodes:
- a CDS encoding NAD(P)-dependent oxidoreductase, with protein MAGYKKIGFIGTGVMGGRMCRNLATRIGVPVIAFDVDMDKVAALDNAGVEAAPSVAAVVEAADIVLMCLPGEPQVRAICLQEGGILEHARKGQIVVDMTTATADIERELAPLFAEKGVDYVDAPVAKGVSSAEDGTLSIMFGGPEAVFERVKPVLDTMGTEVTRCGEVGTGQVVKLMNNMVLVMNVQALAEAMAIGKRSGVDPEVLFTTLSRGSADSFALRKHGMQYMMKEEYPDDVFPVTYSIKDMSYTLRLIDETGVDAEAARLVDRKLKEVEAKGWGKYYSPVLYRLLED; from the coding sequence ATGGCGGGTTACAAAAAAATCGGATTCATCGGCACGGGCGTCATGGGCGGGCGCATGTGCCGCAACCTTGCGACCAGGATCGGCGTCCCCGTCATCGCCTTCGACGTGGACATGGACAAGGTGGCGGCGCTGGACAATGCGGGCGTCGAAGCGGCGCCCAGCGTCGCGGCCGTCGTGGAGGCGGCGGATATCGTGCTGATGTGCCTGCCGGGTGAGCCGCAGGTGCGCGCCATCTGCCTGCAGGAAGGCGGTATCCTGGAACATGCCCGCAAGGGCCAGATCGTCGTCGACATGACGACGGCGACGGCGGATATCGAGCGGGAACTGGCGCCGCTCTTCGCCGAGAAAGGCGTCGATTACGTGGACGCACCGGTTGCCAAGGGGGTGTCCTCGGCAGAGGACGGGACGCTCAGCATCATGTTCGGCGGCCCGGAGGCGGTGTTCGAACGGGTGAAGCCCGTGCTTGATACCATGGGTACGGAGGTCACCCGCTGCGGCGAGGTCGGCACCGGGCAGGTGGTCAAGCTGATGAACAACATGGTGCTGGTCATGAACGTCCAGGCGCTGGCCGAGGCGATGGCCATCGGCAAGCGGTCCGGCGTCGATCCGGAGGTTTTGTTCACGACCCTGTCGCGCGGCTCCGCCGACAGCTTCGCCCTGCGCAAGCACGGTATGCAGTACATGATGAAGGAGGAATATCCGGATGACGTGTTTCCGGTGACCTATTCGATCAAGGATATGAGCTATACGCTGCGCCTGATCGACGAAACCGGCGTCGACGCGGAGGCCGCGCGGCTCGTCGACCGCAAGCTGAAGGAGGTCGAGGCAAAGGGCTGGGGCAAGTACTACAGCCCGGTGCTGTACCGCCTGCTCGAAGATTAG